A stretch of the Bdellovibrio sp. 22V genome encodes the following:
- a CDS encoding alpha/beta hydrolase codes for MDLKKLEPQPQQIELAGSDGNKIIGWYFKSKATKPKARLLFFHGNAENISSHFIALHWILKHDYDYFIFDYPGYGGSEGEPTQKSTTEAGRVSLEWLAKTEPKTPLVIFGQSLGGNVALYTAATSKDIPVCLVAVESTFKSYRKVGQRVLAGHWWTWPFQWLPYVVTRDKVSAQDHIAEISPTPLLVIHGDEDDIVGIENGEDVFASAREPKKFLKVPEGKHIQAFTGPNAEEYQRLFLQELNKQCAPQPKR; via the coding sequence GTGGATCTGAAAAAGTTAGAGCCACAACCGCAGCAGATCGAACTTGCCGGCAGCGATGGCAACAAAATCATCGGTTGGTATTTCAAAAGCAAAGCCACAAAACCAAAAGCCCGACTTCTATTCTTTCACGGGAATGCCGAAAACATCTCTTCGCATTTTATTGCGCTCCACTGGATCTTAAAGCACGACTACGATTATTTTATTTTCGACTATCCCGGTTACGGCGGCAGCGAAGGTGAACCCACGCAAAAGAGCACGACCGAAGCCGGTCGCGTCAGCCTGGAATGGTTGGCGAAAACTGAGCCCAAAACGCCGCTGGTTATTTTTGGTCAAAGCTTAGGTGGAAACGTGGCTCTCTATACCGCCGCCACAAGCAAGGATATTCCCGTTTGCCTAGTCGCCGTTGAAAGCACGTTTAAGTCCTACCGTAAAGTGGGCCAACGCGTGCTTGCGGGACATTGGTGGACGTGGCCTTTTCAGTGGCTTCCTTACGTGGTGACTCGTGATAAGGTCTCTGCACAGGATCATATCGCGGAGATTTCACCCACTCCCCTGCTCGTCATACATGGCGACGAAGACGACATTGTCGGAATCGAAAACGGCGAAGATGTTTTCGCTTCTGCTCGCGAACCGAAAAAGTTTTTGAAAGTTCCGGAAGGCAAACACATTCAGGCCTTTACGGGCCCCAACGCCGAAGAATACCAACGTCTATTTTTACAGGAATTAAATAAGCAGTGTGCGCCACAGCCGAAACGTTAA
- the rplL gene encoding 50S ribosomal protein L7/L12: protein MSLTNDQLVDALSQKTVLEIAELVKMLEEKWGVSAAAPVAAAGAGPAAAVEEKTAFDVILVDAGANKINVIKEVRGLTGLGLAEAKALVEAGGKAVKEGATKEDAEKIKKALEAAGAKVTVK from the coding sequence ATGTCTCTAACAAACGATCAATTGGTTGATGCGTTGTCTCAAAAAACAGTTCTTGAGATCGCTGAACTTGTAAAAATGCTTGAAGAAAAATGGGGCGTTTCTGCTGCTGCTCCTGTAGCTGCTGCTGGCGCTGGTCCTGCTGCTGCTGTTGAAGAAAAAACTGCTTTCGACGTTATCTTGGTTGATGCAGGCGCGAACAAAATCAACGTAATCAAAGAAGTACGTGGTTTGACTGGTTTGGGTCTTGCTGAAGCTAAAGCTCTTGTTGAAGCTGGCGGCAAAGCTGTTAAAGAAGGCGCTACTAAAGAAGACGCAGAAAAAATCAAGAAAGCTCTTGAAGCTGCGGGCGCGAAAGTTACTGTTAAGTAA
- a CDS encoding metallophosphoesterase, with amino-acid sequence MKRICFYFSFFVFCSSCAPFVDSPFSDNLLRPERNLNQLSLGKIGDIEGDGIIRIAVFSDPHQNYKATDKMVFGMNKETGVDFVAGLGDFTNSAYNLEFDEFIEAIKPLRQITLNAVGNHDSIGAGPELYRKAFGPSNFYFESATYRYIFFNSNNLENPKEFDPQWLKDRVDETGKDIMIFSHVQLRDTDRYFNADAATLGYVIEHPRVKIIFNGHNHVYDLSKDHNTIMMQCGRVDGDEGSHWLLITVQGNQFCVTRKDTGAQTCETIK; translated from the coding sequence ATGAAGAGAATATGTTTTTATTTCTCATTCTTTGTCTTCTGCAGTTCCTGTGCGCCTTTTGTGGATTCGCCTTTTTCGGACAATCTTTTGCGCCCTGAAAGAAACCTCAATCAGTTGTCTTTAGGAAAAATTGGCGACATTGAAGGCGACGGAATCATTCGTATAGCTGTTTTCTCGGATCCGCATCAGAACTATAAAGCGACCGACAAAATGGTTTTTGGAATGAACAAAGAAACGGGCGTCGACTTCGTCGCGGGGCTCGGGGATTTTACGAATTCCGCCTACAATCTTGAGTTCGACGAATTTATTGAAGCTATCAAACCTTTGCGGCAAATCACTTTGAATGCGGTGGGGAACCATGACTCTATCGGGGCCGGGCCCGAGCTCTATCGCAAAGCTTTCGGGCCTTCGAATTTTTATTTCGAATCCGCGACCTATCGCTACATTTTTTTCAACTCGAACAATCTTGAAAATCCAAAAGAATTTGACCCGCAATGGTTAAAGGATCGAGTTGATGAGACGGGCAAAGACATCATGATTTTTTCGCACGTTCAATTGCGTGATACGGACCGCTATTTCAACGCTGATGCCGCAACATTGGGTTATGTGATCGAGCACCCGCGGGTCAAGATTATCTTTAACGGCCATAACCACGTTTACGATCTTTCAAAAGATCATAATACCATCATGATGCAATGTGGGCGTGTTGATGGTGACGAAGGCTCCCATTGGTTGCTTATCACAGTTCAAGGAAATCAGTTTTGTGTCACAAGAAAAGATACGGGGGCGCAAACGTGCGAAACTATAAAATAG
- the rpoB gene encoding DNA-directed RNA polymerase subunit beta, translated as MERTPVTASNIRVRKSFAKNKQVIDIPNLIELQKSSYEAFIQKDMDPDRRGDAGLNGVFKSVFPITDFNNTASLEFVSYTLEPAKYDVDECRQRGMTFAAPIKVTLRLIVFDVDEETEARSIRDVKEQEVYLGEIPLMTANGSFIINGTERVVVSQLHRSPGVFFDHDGGKNNASGKLIYSARVIPYRGSWLDAEFDQKDLIHVRIDRRRKFPVTILLKALGYNTEQLLEYFYDLDEVYVKSGKLYRKLDIERMSGQRALTDIIDPKSGEALVKAGRRITRAIVKKIKDLNITELEVQPDDLDGKVLAKPLIDESTGEIIADANAELNSAIIKRSIEAGIDRFFMIFFDGLTVGPYLRNTLLVDKVTNKEESLVEIYKRLRPGEPPTLEAATTFFGRLFFDPETYDLSEVGRIKINHRFGISMDECPPSHRTLTHKDILSTIKTLIDLKNGRGVIDDIDHLGNRRVRSVGELLENQYRIGLVRMERAIRERMSLQDVETMMPHDLVNAKPVNAVVKEFFGSSQLSQFMDQTNPLSEITHKRRLSALGPGGLTRDRAGFEVRDVHPTHYGRICPIETPEGPNIGLIASLATYARINNYGFIETPYRKVDQGAVSKDINYLSALEEAGHYIAPAARDEAGNKAIQTATTITRRDGEYEIVDKDKVALMDVSPSQLVSIAASLIPFLEHDDANRALMGSNMQRQAVPLLRSRAPLVGTGVERLVARDSGTSVVAQNDGIVEEVDASRIVVRRFAKGGELGANVDIYNLTKYQRTNQNTCFNQKPIVTVGDKVSKGDIIADGPSTELGELALGQNILVAFTPWQGYNFEDSILISERLLKDDVYTSIHIEEFECVARDTKLGKEEITRDIANVGEEALKDLDSSGIIRIGAEVRPGFILVGKVTPKGETQLSPEEKLLRAIFGEKAGDVRDTSLRAPSGVYGTVIDAQVYSREGADRDERLASIIEEKKRKLEKDLAVEQNVIKNNAISKLRDILVGKVTTGVLLNEDGSQKLLNKGQSITVADIETIPFELLNYIPLEQDLEFQVNKIIDNARNQLDAVKLVFNEKIDRLRKGDELPPGVIKMVKVYVAIKRKMQVGDKFAGRHGNKGVVSKVLPVEDMPYLADGSPVDMVLNPLGVPSRMNIGQILEVHLGWAAHNLGKQLSAHLEKWNAENARTEMKDIFSDSEISAKLDGADDASLKQMVTRMKHGIHVGTPVFDGARETDVKGLLTKAQVPTSGKSILFDGRTGEPFTNPVTVGIMYMLKLHHLVEEKIHARSIGPYSLVSQQPLGGKAQFGGQRLGEMEVWAIEAYGAAYSLQEFLTVKSDDVAGRTRMYESIVKGENILEPGLPESFNVLVKELQSLALNVELMESDILRDQDEDLGDDGMGEEVPAVDVVPNDEPGQH; from the coding sequence TTGGAAAGAACTCCAGTTACAGCTTCTAACATCCGAGTTAGAAAGTCTTTTGCAAAAAACAAGCAGGTCATTGATATCCCAAATCTGATTGAATTGCAGAAATCTTCTTACGAAGCTTTCATTCAAAAAGATATGGATCCAGATCGCCGTGGCGATGCGGGTCTCAATGGCGTTTTCAAATCTGTATTCCCAATTACAGATTTCAACAACACAGCAAGCCTTGAGTTTGTCTCTTACACTCTAGAGCCAGCTAAGTACGATGTGGACGAGTGCCGTCAGCGTGGTATGACTTTCGCTGCTCCAATCAAGGTGACTCTTCGTTTGATCGTATTCGATGTTGATGAAGAAACTGAAGCACGCAGCATCCGTGACGTAAAAGAGCAAGAAGTTTACCTCGGTGAAATTCCTCTTATGACTGCGAACGGTTCTTTCATCATCAACGGTACTGAGCGCGTTGTTGTTTCTCAGTTGCACCGTTCTCCAGGTGTGTTCTTCGACCACGATGGTGGTAAGAACAATGCTTCTGGTAAATTGATTTACTCTGCACGTGTGATTCCGTACCGTGGTTCTTGGTTGGATGCTGAATTCGATCAAAAAGATCTTATCCACGTACGTATCGACCGTCGTCGTAAATTCCCTGTGACAATCCTCTTGAAAGCTCTTGGTTACAACACTGAGCAACTTCTTGAGTACTTCTACGACCTCGACGAAGTTTACGTAAAATCTGGAAAGCTTTATCGTAAACTTGATATCGAGCGTATGTCGGGTCAAAGAGCATTGACTGACATCATCGATCCAAAATCAGGTGAGGCGCTTGTTAAAGCAGGTCGTCGTATCACTCGTGCGATCGTTAAGAAAATCAAAGACCTCAACATCACTGAGCTTGAAGTTCAGCCAGACGATCTTGATGGAAAAGTTTTGGCGAAACCTCTTATCGATGAATCTACGGGTGAGATCATCGCTGACGCCAATGCCGAGTTGAACTCTGCAATCATCAAGAGATCCATCGAGGCGGGCATTGACCGTTTCTTCATGATCTTCTTCGACGGTTTGACAGTAGGTCCTTACCTTCGCAACACATTGTTAGTAGATAAAGTGACTAACAAAGAAGAATCTCTTGTTGAGATCTACAAACGCCTTCGTCCTGGTGAGCCTCCAACTTTGGAAGCGGCTACGACGTTCTTCGGTCGTTTGTTCTTCGATCCAGAAACTTACGATTTGTCTGAGGTAGGTCGTATTAAGATCAACCACAGATTCGGTATTTCTATGGATGAGTGCCCTCCTTCACACAGAACACTCACTCACAAAGATATCTTGAGCACTATTAAAACTTTGATCGACCTTAAAAACGGTCGCGGCGTTATCGATGATATCGATCACTTGGGTAACCGTCGTGTTCGTTCTGTAGGTGAGTTGCTTGAGAACCAATACCGTATCGGTCTAGTTCGTATGGAGCGCGCGATCCGTGAACGTATGTCTCTTCAAGATGTTGAGACGATGATGCCTCACGATCTAGTCAACGCGAAACCAGTGAACGCGGTTGTTAAAGAATTCTTCGGCTCTTCTCAATTGTCTCAGTTCATGGACCAAACAAACCCATTGTCAGAGATCACTCACAAACGTCGTTTGTCAGCTCTCGGCCCTGGTGGTTTGACTCGTGACCGTGCCGGTTTCGAAGTACGTGACGTACATCCTACGCACTACGGTCGTATCTGCCCGATCGAAACTCCAGAGGGTCCAAACATCGGTTTGATCGCATCTTTGGCGACTTACGCTCGTATCAACAACTACGGTTTCATTGAGACTCCGTATCGTAAAGTTGATCAAGGTGCTGTTTCTAAAGACATCAACTACTTGTCAGCTTTGGAAGAAGCAGGTCACTACATTGCTCCTGCGGCTCGTGATGAAGCTGGTAACAAAGCTATCCAAACTGCAACGACGATCACTCGTCGTGACGGTGAGTACGAAATCGTTGATAAAGACAAAGTTGCTTTGATGGACGTTTCTCCATCGCAACTCGTTTCTATCGCGGCTTCTTTGATCCCATTCCTTGAGCATGACGACGCCAACCGTGCGTTGATGGGATCGAACATGCAACGTCAAGCGGTTCCATTGTTGCGTTCTCGCGCACCACTTGTTGGTACAGGCGTAGAGCGTTTGGTAGCTCGTGATTCTGGTACATCCGTTGTTGCGCAAAACGACGGTATCGTTGAAGAAGTCGATGCATCTCGTATCGTTGTTCGCCGTTTTGCAAAAGGCGGGGAGCTTGGTGCGAACGTAGACATCTACAACCTCACGAAGTACCAACGTACAAATCAAAATACATGCTTTAACCAAAAACCAATCGTAACTGTAGGTGACAAGGTTTCTAAAGGCGACATCATCGCTGACGGTCCTTCTACAGAGCTTGGTGAGTTGGCTCTAGGTCAAAACATCCTAGTGGCGTTCACTCCTTGGCAAGGTTACAACTTCGAGGACTCCATCCTTATTTCTGAACGTTTGTTGAAAGACGACGTTTACACTTCCATCCACATCGAAGAATTCGAGTGTGTGGCTCGTGATACAAAGCTTGGTAAGGAAGAGATCACTCGCGATATCGCTAACGTCGGTGAAGAGGCTCTTAAAGACCTCGACAGCTCTGGTATCATCCGCATCGGTGCGGAAGTTCGTCCAGGCTTCATCCTTGTTGGTAAAGTAACTCCTAAAGGTGAAACTCAGCTTTCTCCTGAAGAAAAACTCTTGAGAGCGATCTTCGGTGAAAAAGCAGGCGACGTTCGTGATACATCACTTCGTGCTCCATCAGGCGTTTACGGTACTGTGATCGATGCTCAGGTTTACTCTCGTGAAGGTGCGGATCGTGACGAACGTCTCGCGTCTATCATCGAGGAAAAGAAACGCAAACTTGAGAAAGACTTGGCTGTTGAGCAAAACGTTATCAAAAATAACGCGATCTCGAAGCTTCGTGATATCCTCGTAGGTAAAGTCACTACGGGCGTTCTATTGAACGAAGACGGAAGCCAAAAGCTTCTTAATAAAGGCCAATCCATCACAGTTGCGGATATCGAAACAATTCCGTTCGAATTGTTGAACTATATCCCTCTTGAGCAAGATCTAGAGTTCCAAGTGAACAAGATCATCGACAATGCTCGCAACCAACTTGATGCTGTTAAACTTGTGTTCAACGAAAAGATCGACCGTCTCCGCAAAGGTGACGAGTTGCCTCCTGGCGTGATCAAAATGGTCAAAGTTTACGTTGCAATTAAACGTAAAATGCAAGTCGGTGACAAGTTCGCCGGCCGCCACGGAAATAAGGGTGTCGTTTCTAAAGTATTGCCTGTTGAAGACATGCCATACCTTGCAGACGGCTCTCCAGTTGACATGGTTCTAAACCCACTGGGCGTTCCTTCTCGTATGAACATCGGTCAGATCCTTGAGGTTCACTTGGGTTGGGCTGCTCATAACTTGGGTAAACAGCTTTCTGCACACCTTGAAAAATGGAATGCGGAAAATGCTCGTACTGAAATGAAAGATATCTTCAGTGATTCAGAAATCTCCGCGAAACTTGATGGCGCAGACGATGCTTCATTGAAACAAATGGTAACTCGTATGAAGCACGGTATCCACGTTGGAACGCCGGTCTTCGACGGTGCTCGTGAAACAGACGTGAAGGGCTTGTTGACGAAAGCGCAAGTTCCGACATCTGGTAAATCGATCCTCTTTGACGGTCGTACAGGTGAGCCGTTCACGAACCCAGTTACTGTGGGTATCATGTACATGTTGAAACTTCACCATCTTGTGGAAGAGAAGATCCACGCTCGTTCTATCGGGCCTTACTCTCTTGTTTCGCAACAACCTCTTGGCGGTAAAGCGCAATTCGGGGGTCAGCGTCTCGGAGAGATGGAGGTTTGGGCGATCGAAGCTTACGGTGCCGCTTATTCATTGCAAGAGTTCCTCACTGTTAAGTCAGATGACGTGGCAGGAAGAACGCGTATGTATGAAAGCATCGTGAAAGGTGAAAACATCCTAGAGCCGGGCCTTCCAGAGTCCTTCAACGTATTGGTGAAAGAGCTTCAGTCTCTTGCATTGAACGTGGAGTTGATGGAGTCCGACATCCTTCGTGATCAAGATGAAGATCTTGGCGACGACGGTATGGGTGAAGAAGTGCCAGCAGTTGACGTGGTTCCAAACGATGAACCAGGTCAGCACTAG
- a CDS encoding DUF4105 domain-containing protein, which yields MRYIIIVAILFAFHGAYSQELNDSALKAVANSKEWLRLMHYRQGTFGGYVSEIDGQDFFFSPQGKYDPEAELKASIKALQENTLEVGKVKQTPRCAFPERFRYLNETFKLNLQKTPCALFDAFMERFHDPQSLSLVFSSAYPNNPASMFGHTFLKVNSSRGTDLLDTGVNFAAAVSDDENPFAFVWFGVTGGYIGQWSTQPYYVKVREYVNFESRDLWEYELNLSPEETRRLLAHLWEIETNSYFDYYFFDENCSYQVLKAIEVVKPNWNLDHHFIYMIPGESVKFALSEPDILKSVKYRPSLYRKMWQKYEVLDAEERASFAGVMAQSRPLDSVTSRPVMEAVIYHLDYLKSEDKNFDSKYQTLQASSLKRRAELGPMTAQEESRYKDIVGTTRPDWGHDSYSFEAGVGHRGGEANDETFGRLKIKSAYHDLLNRDLGYTSYAHIDFPSIEFQYNDVRRQFRVEEIIGLATTSLTPLNELRTPISYRMAVGMNTSREFADCYECNQVYGEVGGGFTWATSGNEVWGYALLLAQVDLAEHLKKGYDYGPGVELGLLYHPFENYKAQLEVRDFCYANYFEDCRNLLSVSLNQSWSLDRNLEIRNYNKWVQPDHRLRPDYWEVGLSFVRFFN from the coding sequence TTGAGATATATCATCATTGTCGCAATCCTTTTTGCTTTTCATGGAGCATACTCCCAAGAGTTGAATGACTCTGCATTGAAGGCAGTCGCGAACTCCAAAGAATGGCTGCGACTCATGCATTATCGCCAGGGAACTTTTGGCGGGTACGTCAGCGAAATTGACGGCCAGGATTTTTTCTTTTCTCCGCAGGGCAAGTACGACCCCGAGGCAGAACTCAAGGCTTCGATCAAGGCTCTTCAGGAAAACACCCTTGAAGTCGGCAAGGTCAAACAAACTCCACGCTGCGCTTTTCCGGAGCGCTTCCGTTATCTTAATGAAACGTTTAAACTGAATTTGCAAAAAACGCCATGTGCTTTGTTCGATGCTTTCATGGAACGCTTTCATGATCCGCAAAGCCTGAGTTTGGTATTCTCGAGCGCCTATCCTAATAATCCGGCGTCCATGTTTGGACATACTTTTTTAAAAGTAAACTCTTCACGAGGTACAGACCTTCTCGATACCGGTGTTAATTTCGCCGCGGCTGTTTCCGACGACGAAAATCCTTTTGCTTTCGTTTGGTTTGGGGTGACCGGCGGTTACATCGGCCAGTGGTCCACACAGCCCTACTACGTGAAGGTGCGTGAGTACGTGAATTTCGAAAGCCGCGATTTATGGGAGTATGAACTGAATCTTTCTCCGGAAGAAACACGTCGTCTGTTGGCGCATTTGTGGGAGATCGAAACGAACAGTTATTTCGACTATTACTTTTTCGACGAAAACTGCTCGTATCAGGTTTTGAAGGCGATAGAAGTCGTGAAACCGAATTGGAACTTGGATCATCATTTTATTTACATGATCCCCGGGGAGAGTGTGAAGTTCGCGCTCAGTGAGCCGGATATTCTCAAAAGTGTGAAATATCGTCCTTCGCTGTACAGAAAGATGTGGCAGAAATACGAAGTGCTCGATGCGGAAGAGCGCGCAAGTTTTGCCGGAGTGATGGCGCAAAGTCGCCCATTGGATTCTGTGACTTCGCGACCTGTGATGGAAGCCGTGATTTATCATTTGGACTATTTGAAAAGCGAAGACAAAAACTTCGATTCGAAATATCAAACGTTGCAGGCTTCTTCTCTGAAACGTCGTGCGGAATTGGGACCCATGACGGCGCAAGAGGAAAGCCGTTACAAAGACATCGTCGGCACCACTCGTCCTGACTGGGGCCATGACTCTTACTCTTTTGAAGCCGGTGTGGGTCATCGTGGGGGAGAGGCGAACGATGAAACTTTCGGTCGTCTTAAAATTAAGTCCGCGTATCACGATCTTCTTAACCGTGATTTGGGATATACCTCTTACGCGCACATTGATTTTCCTTCGATCGAATTTCAATACAACGACGTTCGTCGCCAATTCCGTGTCGAAGAAATTATCGGTCTTGCGACAACATCGCTCACGCCTTTGAATGAGCTGCGCACGCCGATCAGTTATCGCATGGCGGTGGGAATGAACACCTCGCGCGAGTTCGCTGATTGTTATGAATGCAATCAAGTGTACGGTGAAGTCGGTGGCGGTTTTACCTGGGCGACCTCTGGCAACGAAGTGTGGGGTTACGCTTTGCTTCTGGCGCAAGTCGATTTGGCAGAGCACCTAAAGAAAGGTTATGACTACGGCCCCGGCGTCGAGTTGGGCTTGTTGTATCATCCGTTTGAGAATTACAAAGCGCAGTTGGAAGTTCGCGATTTCTGTTACGCAAATTATTTCGAGGACTGCCGCAATCTTCTTTCCGTGTCACTGAATCAATCGTGGAGCCTGGACCGAAATCTAGAAATCAGAAACTATAACAAGTGGGTCCAACCCGATCATCGCTTGCGTCCTGACTATTGGGAAGTCGGGTTGAGTTTCGTTCGGTTTTTCAATTGA
- the rplJ gene encoding 50S ribosomal protein L10, translated as MITRADKEQEIKLITEKFGKAKGAFIVDFKGIKVEQVTTLRKKLNAAESEMKVVRNTLAKRAFKDHPAIEKAFANSMKGTNAIVFSYGEVNATAKTLAEFAKDVEVLQIKSGVMDGEALDDAKIKFLATLPGKDQLRAMFLGTLLGAGSALARCLNAYAEKLGGGATTEEAPQA; from the coding sequence ATGATCACTCGCGCAGATAAAGAGCAAGAGATTAAGCTTATCACTGAAAAGTTCGGTAAAGCTAAAGGAGCCTTCATCGTCGACTTCAAAGGCATCAAGGTTGAGCAAGTTACTACTTTGCGCAAAAAATTGAATGCTGCTGAATCTGAGATGAAGGTTGTTCGTAACACTCTTGCGAAGAGAGCGTTCAAAGATCACCCAGCTATTGAAAAAGCTTTTGCTAATTCAATGAAAGGTACTAACGCCATCGTATTCTCATACGGTGAAGTGAACGCTACAGCTAAAACACTTGCTGAGTTTGCTAAGGACGTAGAAGTTCTTCAAATCAAGTCTGGTGTTATGGATGGCGAAGCTTTGGATGACGCTAAAATTAAATTCTTGGCGACTCTTCCAGGCAAAGACCAACTTCGCGCTATGTTCCTCGGTACACTATTGGGTGCAGGTTCTGCACTTGCTAGATGCTTGAATGCTTACGCTGAGAAACTTGGTGGCGGTGCTACTACTGAAGAAGCTCCACAAGCATAA
- a CDS encoding DUF3015 family protein — protein sequence MKKVLVAFITVSAFASISSAADRLDGCGLGWQVTSKKTYTATTTRGTTNAFIPPTFGMTTGTMGCDKLDIGKNDKEAAEYVATNFDSLKSELASGRGEYVTALATAMGCKASADMIGTRLQKNYNTVVAPAANAVELYKGIKADVAGLCI from the coding sequence ATGAAAAAAGTTTTAGTAGCGTTCATCACAGTATCAGCATTTGCATCAATCAGCTCTGCAGCAGATCGTTTGGACGGTTGCGGTCTTGGCTGGCAAGTAACTAGCAAAAAAACTTACACTGCGACAACAACTCGCGGAACAACAAATGCTTTCATCCCTCCAACTTTCGGTATGACTACTGGAACTATGGGTTGTGATAAACTTGATATCGGTAAAAACGATAAAGAAGCTGCTGAGTACGTAGCGACAAACTTCGATTCTTTGAAGTCTGAATTGGCTTCGGGTCGTGGTGAGTACGTAACTGCTTTGGCAACAGCAATGGGTTGCAAAGCTTCTGCTGACATGATCGGCACTCGTTTGCAAAAGAACTACAACACTGTAGTAGCTCCTGCTGCTAACGCTGTTGAGTTGTACAAAGGTATCAAAGCTGACGTAGCTGGCCTTTGCATCTAA